The following are encoded together in the Desulfococcus multivorans genome:
- the sat gene encoding sulfate adenylyltransferase, with protein MSELVPPHGGKGLVCCLLEGAALESEKKKAQGLKKIEISARAKGDLIMMGIGGFSPLNGFMTKADWKGVCENFLMADGTFWPVPVTLDTNDESVKIGDEVALVNDGEIYATMKITEKYEMTDADKRWECETVYKGEGEDSKGDFMAKALEDHPGVQMVMAQGKYNLAGPVRVLSEGEYPTKYAEVYQRPAEARRIFDERGWKEVAALQLRNPMHRSHEHLAKIAIDVCDGVYIHSLVGNLKPGDIPAEVRVKCIDALVKGYFVQDKVVQGGYPLDMRYAGPREALLHATFRQNYGVSRMIIGRDHAGVGDFYGMFEAQTIFDKIPYAADTCPVPGRALICTPLKIDWTFYCHKCDGMASLRTCPHGKDDRVLLSGTKLRKGLSEGTPIPDHFGREEVLEILREYYAGLEEKVEIKTHKAADGA; from the coding sequence ATGTCCGAACTCGTACCGCCTCATGGAGGAAAAGGGTTGGTCTGCTGCCTGCTGGAAGGCGCTGCTCTGGAAAGTGAAAAGAAAAAGGCCCAGGGGCTTAAAAAAATCGAGATTTCCGCCCGCGCCAAAGGCGACCTGATCATGATGGGTATCGGCGGCTTCAGCCCGCTGAACGGTTTCATGACCAAGGCGGATTGGAAAGGTGTTTGTGAAAACTTTCTGATGGCCGACGGGACCTTCTGGCCGGTTCCCGTGACCCTCGACACCAATGACGAGAGCGTCAAGATCGGCGACGAGGTCGCCCTGGTGAACGATGGTGAGATTTACGCCACCATGAAGATCACCGAGAAATACGAGATGACCGACGCCGACAAACGGTGGGAGTGCGAGACGGTCTACAAGGGCGAAGGCGAGGACTCCAAGGGCGATTTCATGGCCAAGGCCCTGGAAGACCACCCCGGCGTCCAGATGGTCATGGCCCAGGGCAAATACAACCTGGCCGGACCTGTCAGGGTACTGAGCGAGGGCGAATATCCGACCAAGTATGCCGAGGTCTATCAGCGCCCCGCCGAGGCCCGCAGGATCTTCGATGAGAGGGGATGGAAAGAGGTGGCCGCCCTCCAGCTCCGCAACCCCATGCATCGTTCCCACGAGCATCTGGCCAAGATCGCCATCGACGTCTGTGACGGCGTATACATCCACTCCCTGGTGGGCAATCTGAAGCCCGGCGACATCCCCGCCGAGGTGCGCGTGAAATGCATCGACGCCCTGGTCAAGGGCTACTTCGTGCAGGACAAGGTCGTGCAGGGCGGCTACCCGCTCGACATGCGCTATGCCGGTCCCCGCGAAGCGCTCCTCCATGCCACCTTCCGCCAGAACTACGGCGTCTCCCGGATGATCATCGGCCGCGACCACGCCGGCGTCGGCGACTTCTACGGCATGTTCGAAGCCCAGACCATCTTCGACAAGATCCCATATGCCGCGGATACCTGCCCCGTACCGGGAAGAGCGCTGATCTGCACGCCGCTGAAGATCGACTGGACCTTCTACTGCCACAAGTGCGACGGCATGGCCTCCCTCAGGACCTGCCCCCACGGCAAGGATGACCGTGTCCTGCTCTCCGGCACCAAGCTCCGCAAGGGCCTCTCCGAGGGCACCCCGATCCCCGATCACTTCGGGCGTGAGGAGGTTCTTGAGATCCTGCGCGAGTATTACGCCGGCCTGGAAGAGAAGGTCGAGATCAAGACCCACAAGGCGGCCGACGGCGCCTGA